In Oncorhynchus masou masou isolate Uvic2021 chromosome 11, UVic_Omas_1.1, whole genome shotgun sequence, the genomic stretch CAAAACAATGACAGGCCCACAGCTCTTTCAGTTGTTTCACTAATCAGGCAGCTAAAGGTCTATCTCACAAAAAAGAGCATTCAAGAGTGATTCATTCAATAGCTGAAACTGTAGCTAGAGATTTAGAGAGTAATAGCCAAGTAAGAGAACACTAGTTGTTCagatgacaaaaaaaaaaaaatagtagaCAATATAGGGTTGGCACTGGCAACATGGATGTTAAGGGTTCATAATTCACAATGAGACAAGGATGCATCACAAGTCAAATACAATATTATACACACTTCATATTTTCATTCCCTCATACTCATCAGGCCACTGCAGAGTAATATCAATTTTGAAATTCAACATCGCTAAGCGTAGGATGAGGTAAGTGGGGAGGGGCCCTGCCCCTAATTTCCCATGATAATTCACAGtaggtaaaaaacaacaaaagtaCAATCTGCTCATGAGGAATCATCACGGCAGGTTACTGAGTCTGTGTCCAGGTCGGCTACTAGAGCGTCCACTAATTCTTCAAGGGTAGGGGATCTCTGAAGCATGCCTGCAAACCATGGAACAggccaggagagagggggacagatttAGATAAAGGACTTCAATGACAAATTTGAAACTTGTCTGAGGGAAAGAAAATCTTGATATTTTATTTGTAGTGCTCAATCTATTGAGCTATTGTTTGAACCTGGATTCATTGTGTTTGAGTTCATTCATATGAACAGAAATTATACTAGATCCAACCAGGTCCATGTCAAATTGGCCTGTAATACACCGCTGATTATCTGTGCTGGTTCTGTATTGTAACAACTCAGCTTTGGCTGTACTCATGTCATGTTGACAGCTACTAAAGAGGTTAATTACCAGAGATGCATGTCACCTCTCAGAGCCTGATCGAGTTAACACAGCAATTGAAAGCCATATACAACTCATTTTGGCCCTATGGGAGAGTAATGCCATTGATTAATGTATTTGATCTTCAAATACCGACAAATCATGAACTTCAGCCCATCTTTCAACTGAGACTATAGGAGCCCCACTGCAACTGTGACTATGAAAAACAAGAGCCAGTGCCAAAATTCTGAGTGGCTCCAGGGAATGTTGAGAGTGGGTTTAGCTTTTTGGTTGTGAGTGGATGGAATAACATCTAGTTTCAACATTTGCTAAATGGATGTAAGAATCTATCTGGAGAGTTTCCAAAGTATCACCATAAATAGGGCTTTGAATTAAGTGTGCAAATTAAAGGAAATATCCACCCATTTTGAACGGTCTCGTTTTTGTGCATTTCTGAGAAATGTTCCATGATGGCACCGGAGGGGAAGGCTGCCAtcttatcggctcttaaccaaccataatatttaaaaatatatatttttgcgttgttcgtaacttgttttgtacataatgtgctgctaccatctcttatgaccgaaaatagcttctggatatcagaactgcgattgctcacctcaaactggacaaagaGATCTTCAATGAGTCAGATGGGAGGGATATAATACAGAaacccgaccaggcccagatccccgttaTTCAGCATGTTAaacgtgcaaccagagggaaaaacacTCCAGACCACCtttaccctacacacagagacacgtacaaagctctccctcgccctccatttggcaaatctgaccataattctatcctcccgattcctgcttacaagcaaaaactaaagcaggaagcaccagtgactcggtctataaaaaaaagtggtcagatgaagcagatgataaactacaggactgttttgctatcacagactggaatatgttccgggattcttccgatggcattgaggagttacaccacatcagtcactggctttatcaataagtgcatcgaggacgtcgtccccacagtgactgtacgtacataaccccaaccagaagccatgtattagaggcaacattcacactgagctaaagggtagagctgccgctttcaaggagcaggtctctaacccagaagataagaaatcccgctatgccctccgacgaaccatcaatcAGGCAAAGCATCAAatgcaggactaagattgaatcctactacaccagctccaacgctcatcggatgtggcagagcctgcaaaccattacagactacaaagggaagcacagccgagagctgcccagtgacacgagaataccagacaagctaaataacttctatgctcgctttgaggcaagtaacactgaaacatgcatgagagcatcagctgttccggacgattgtgtgatcacgctcaccgcagccgatgtgaataacaccttgaaacaggtcaacatttacaaggccgcagggccagatggattaccagaacgtgtactccaagcatgcactgaccaattggcaagtgtcttcactgacattttcaacctctccctgtcggagtctgtaataccaacatgtttcaagcagaccaccatagtccctgtgcctaagaacactaaggtaacctgcctaaatgactaccgacccgtagcacacacgtctatagccatgaaatgctttgaaaggctggtaatggctcacatcaaaagtattatcccagaaaccctaggcccactccaatttgcatacagcaccaacagatcatgcaatatctattgcactccacactgccctttcccacctggacaaaaggaagacCTATCTGAGaacgctattcattgactacagctcagcgtttaacaccatagtaccctcaaagctcatcaataagctaaggactctgggactaaacacctccctctggagacagaaaagatttggcatgggtctcgGATCCTCAAAAGGTATtactgctgcaccatcgagagcatcctgacgggatgcatcactgcctggtatggcaactgctcggcctccgaacgcaatgcactacagagggtagtgcgtacggcccagtacatcaccgggaccaagcttcctgccatccaggacctctataccaggcggtgtcagagaaaggccctaaatatcgtcaaagacttcagccaccctagccatagactgttctctctgctaccgcagagAAAGcaataccggagcaccaagtctaggtccaagaggctcctaaataTCTTCTACCccgagccataagactcctgaacagctaataaaATGTCTACCCAGGCTAaatgcattgcccccccccatacactgctgctactcgttaTTATCTAggcagtcactttaactctacctacatgtacatattacctcaattacctcgacactggtgcccactgtatatagccccgctattgttatttactgctgctcttcaatCATTTGTTATTCtcttatgttttttgttgttgtattttcttaaaactgcattgttggttaagggcttgaaagtaagcatttcactgtctacacctgttgtattcggcgtatgtgacaaataacatttgattcgaTGTATTCCTGGGGAATGGGTGAATCTTTCCTTTAAACACAAATAAAGCTTCCCGTCTTGAGATTTATGGTGGTTTCAGGATAACCTGGGAGGAATCAGAGGGCCATGATGCATAATAGGAGCCCTTACCTGTTTCCAAACCCAGGGAAAAGCAAAGCAACTGCCATCATCACACAGCTATAATTAAGAGTTTGAAGTAGCCAAAGCCTGTGCCTCAGGCATATACACTTGCAAAACAAACTATGCATTGATGGCTTTGCCAAAATGATATAAGttgataatatacagtgccttcagaaagtattctatccccttgacttattccacatttggttgttttacagcctgaaacCAAAATGGATTTAATATTTTCTTTCTCTCACCCattgacacacaataccccacaatgacaaagtgaaaacatatttttagaaatgttagcaaatgtattgaaaattacagaaatatttcatttacataagtattcacacctgagtcaatactttatagaagcacctttggcagtgatcgTGGCTGAGACTCTTTCTggctaagtctctaagagctatccacacctggattgtgcaaaacTTACCAAACATTCTTTAAGTTCTGtctaattggttgttgatcatagcAAGACAAACagtttcaggtcttgccatagtttttccaagtagatttaagtcaaaactaactcagctactcaggaacattcactgtcttcttggtaatcaACTCGTGTAGAttaggccttgtgttttaggttattgtctttctgaaaggtgaatttatctaCCAGTGTCTagtagaaagcagactgaatcctctaggattttgcctgtgcttagctctattccgtttcttttttatcctgaacaactccccagtccttaacgattacaagcatacccataacatgatgcaggcaCCACTatgctaaaaaaaaaaatggtaagtggtactcagtaatgccTTGTATTgaattttccccaaacataacactttttattcaggacaaaaatgtAGTTGCTTTGACACATTTTCTTGCAGAATTACTTTATTGCCTTGTTGCaaaaaggatgcatgttttggaatatttgtattctcttcaagcttccttcttttcaccctgtcaattaggttagtattgtggagtaactataaagttcatccatcctcagttctcttgtcacagccattaaactctgttttaaagtcaacattgtcatcatggtgaaatccctgatcaGTTTCCTTCCTCTTTGGTAATAGAGTTAGGAAgtacacctgtatctttgtagtgactgggtgttttgatacaccatcaaaagtgtaattaataacttcaccatattcaatgtctgctttttaaatgttttacccaccaaccaataggtgtccttcttcacgaggcattagaaaacctccctggtctttggtcCGTGTTTGAAagaggaaccttacagataattatatgtgtggggtacagacatgaggtagtcgttcaaaaatcatgttaagtaCATTTATtgcatgcaacttattatgcgacttgttaagcacatttttactcctgaacttatttatgctTGCCATAACTAAAGGGTTGAATACTCATTGACTCAAGACATGTCAGCCTTTTAATTGATTTATTACCATTTTGAAAAGCATAATTCCACTGACATTATGGGATAGTGTGTGTTGTTGGCCAGTgacaataaaaaaacatttaataaattTCAAATTAAGGTTATAACACAAAAAAAAAGTggtcaagggttgtgaatactttctgaaggcactgtaatataCATACAGGAGTGTTGACCTGGCAAAGGAACTAATAGGAGAAAAATAGTGCAAGAACCCTAAAGAAAGGGAGGAAGGTAGCGGCCAAGAAAAATAGTGACAGTGTGAGCTCCTTACCTTGCACCATGAGCATGGGCTCCTTACTACCTCCATGAGCGAGCATCTCCCTTCGATATCGCTCTCCCATGTCCCTGTGTGGGGACATTAAACAGAGGGGGTGAATAGGATTGGGGTTTATGTCAGACAGATAAGGATTTGTCTGAATACTGTACTGGCTTGGTTTTCTTGTGGGTTGAGCTGTGCTTTCACTGCCACTGACTGCCACTCTACAAGCCCCCATGACAGAGACACAAAGagcagaaagaaaaaaaacagctcTGAGAAAAACATAACACCCCAGGCAAAACAATACTCAATTTCTAAAACACAAATCCCCTGATGTCACAGTGACATCTGTGATGTGGTGTGTGGTCATTTTCTTTGTCACTGTCATGTTCAGACTAGTGTGAGCGAATCCAGCTAGTAGAGATTTCCCTAAagtaaaatcttcgaaagccaagttaaacagatcaccgaccatttcaaatcccaccgtaccttctccgctatgcaatctggtttcctagctggtcatgtgtgcaccacagccacgctcaaggtcctaaacgatatcataaccaccatcaataaaagacaatactgtgcagccggcttcatcgacctggccaaggctttcaactctgtcaatcacattcttatcgacagactcaacagccttggtttctcaaatgactgcctcgcctggttcaccaactacttctcagatagagttcagtgtgtcaaattgtatggcctgttgtccggacctcaaagtctatgggggtgccacagggttcaattctcgggccgattcttttctctgtatacatcaatgatgtcactctcgctgctggtgattctctgatccacctctatgcagacgacaccattctgtatacttctggcccttctttggacactgtgttaacaaaactccagacgagcttcaatgccatacaacactccttccgtggcctccaactgctcttaaatgcaagtcaaactaaatgcatgctcttcaaccgatcgctgcccgtaGCCCGCCCGCCCGtcaagcatcactactctggacggttctgacttagaatatgtggacaactacaaatacctaagtgtctggttagactgtaaactctccttccagactcacattaagcaaatccaatccaaaattaaatctagaatcggcttcctatttcacaacaaagcctccatcactcatgctgccaaacataccctagtaaaactgactatcttacCGATCTTTGACTTcggagatgtcatttacaaaacactctactcagcaaattggatgtagtctatcacagtaccatcccttttgtcaccaaagccccatgtacagtggggcaaaaaagtatttagtcagccaccaattgtgcaagttctcccacttaaaaagatgaggcttgtaatttccatcataggtgcacttcaactatgacagacaaaagagagaaaaaaatccagaaaatcacattgtaggatttttaatgaatttatttgcaaattatggtggaaaataagtatttggtaacctacaaacaagcaagatttctggctctcacagacctgtaactacttctttaagaggctcctctgtcctccactcgttacctgtattaatggcacctgtttgaacttgttatcagtataaaagacacctgtccacaacctcaaacagtcacagttcaaactccactatggccaagaccaaagagctgtgaaagtacaccagaaacaaaattgtagacctgcaccaggctgggaagactgaatctacaatatgtaagcagcttggtttgaagaaatcaactgtgggagcaataattaggaaatggaagacatacaagaccactgataatctccctcgatctggggctccacgcaagatctcactccgtggggtcaaaatgatcacaagaatggtgagcaaaaatcccagaaccacacggggggacctagtgaatgacctgcagtgagctgggaccaaagtaacaaagcctaccatcagtaacacactacgccgccagggactcaaatcctgcagtgccagacgtgttgccctgcttaagccagtacgtgtccaggcccgtctgaagtttgctagagagcatttggatgatccagaagaagattgggagaatgtcatatggtcagactCAACTCGTTGTGGTTgggggacaaagaatgctgagttgcatccaaagaacaccatacctactgtgaagcatggggtggaaacatcatgctttggggctgtttttctgcaaagggaccaggacgactgatccgtgtaaaggaaagaatgaatggggccatgtatcgtgagattttgagtgaaaacctccttccatcagcaagggcattgaagatgaaacatgactgggtctttcagcatgacaatgatcccaaacacaccgcccgggcaacgaaggagtggcttcgtaagaagcatttcaaagtcctggagtgacctagccagtctccagatctcaaccccatagaaaatatttggagggagttgaaagtccgtgttgcccagcaacagtcccaaaacatcactgctctagaggaaatctgcatggaggaatgggccaaaataccagcaagtgtgtgaaaacctggtGAAGACTAACAGAAAACggttgacctctgtcattgccaacaaagggtatataacaaagtattgagataaataagtatttggtcaataacaaaagttttccaccataatttgcaaataaattcattaaaaatcctacaatgtgattttctggattttttttccttgtcattttgtctgtcatagttgaaatgtacctatgatgaaacttacaggcctcatctttttaagtgggagaacttgcacaattggtggctgactaaatacttttttttgccccactgtactacccaccactgcaacctgtatgctctcgttggctggccctcgcttcatattagacgccaaacccactggctccaggtcatctataagtctttgctaagtaaagccctgccttatctcagatcactggtcatcatagcagcacccacccgtagcacacgctctagcaggtatatttcactggtcatccccaaagccaattcccctgttccagttctctgctgccaattactGGAATGAACTGTACAATTAattgtaccccagtatctctgcACATTCATCTaatgcacatctatcactccagtgtttaattgataaaatgtaatttttcgccaccatggcctatttattgccttacctccctaatcttactacatttgaaaatactgtatataatttatttttattgtgttactgactgcacgtttgtttactccatgtgtaactctgtgttgtttgtgtcgcactgctttgctttatcttggccaggtcgcagttgtagatgagtacttgttctcaactggcctacctgattaaataaaggtgaaataaaaaaattcaaaTAGAGACTTCACatggcagactaaataacttttgaGAAAATAATTTACAACATGGGTCAGGTGAGTTTCTCTCACCTGTTGAAGGGGTCTTTTTGAAAGCACTGCCTCCACACCATGGAGGCTATGGCGCGCGACATGAGGTATGAGTAGTACTTAGCACCGTACCCAATGAGGTGGCTGAATCTCAGCTGCCAGGCCTAGGGACAAGAATACCAGTTACTCATCTTTATCTAAAgacaccagggttggggtcaattccaattCAATTCTTGAATTCACACATTAAGTAGAGAATTTACGTTGACTTCAATTCGAATTTCAACAATCTTCAAGTTTTGGAATTAATGCTGTTTTTATCTTTGGGAAATGTTCAAATATTGAATTCCAATTAAATTCCAGTGAATGGAATTCATGTAGTTAATATAAAAAAATGGGCTGCAGGATTTGTTTTAAATAATTTAAACTTGTATTTCTATATTTCCAGTATAGCTAGGCTGTCTGAACAGCGAGTGACATGATCAGCCTGAAAGCCTGGGGGAATTGAATTCAATTTGAATTTGTTGAATTGTTGGGGATAATATTGAATTGGGAATTGTATTATTGGAATGTATATAACATTGAAATTGAGAGAAATTGAATTACCTCTTAATTCAAAAACTGGACTGGAATTTAAATAGAATTAAATTGAATTTACAGGGAGGGTATTTCATTTGAATTGCATTTGTGGAATTAACCCCAGCACTGAAAGATACTTCCATATTTTCGATTGAATATTTTGTATTCAAGCAACATTGTcaatctgaaaatattttttcaAACCCCTCTCCCACGTGCCACCCACCTTATAGAAGATGACTAAATTGGCTACAGAACATAAGTGAGACGTGCAGTATCTATCGGAATGATGCTGCTTctgtgtattctctctctctggccagttGTTTCTAACACCCACACAGTCTTATTTTAATGATAAGAGCCCGGCTGTCTGTGTGGTGACTTGTTATAATCCAAATCCAGTGGGAACCCTCCCCTTTGCTTCTCACAGCCAATGACTGATAAGGACCTATCAAAAGACTTGCTGAGTGTCACAGTTCCAAACATGTTCTAAACTAAGACTGGGGTGAAAGTGGCTCCATATGATCACTGCAGTTAACAAATGCAGTTTGCTTTGTATGGCCAGGCACTAACTTAAATTGCACCTGAAATTAAAATACCACATTTTGCAACTGTAAATAAAAAAAGTATCAGAAACTGTCAGAAGTACAGCATCATTTTTAATTCCGACATAAATTGGTCTTTTCACATTTGGGAAACTACTTTTATCATACCCCAGGGAAAAACTGAGCTCTGCTATTTGGCAACAAACTAATGTAAAATTAATAGAAAATGGACTCACGGAGTAGATATTGGTTAGCTGTGGTGGTAAGCCAATTCAGGGAGAATATCATTGTCCAAATTTTCCTCACAACTGTAATTACAGTTGAGAAGAAATAGCCTGTGGGTTGTTCTATTCTGTTTTATGTTTCTCTGTGGATATAAATTCTCTCTCAAACAGTAAGGGGGGTACAAACCGGATGGTTTATATCCGGTAGAGAGAATAGTCTAATTACTATTTACCCCCAAGGATCTGACATTCACAGATCAGTACATTGTCCACAGTTTCAGTACTATGAGACTCACTAAGATATCTAGGCACTTACAGTATTTGGAACGTAAGGTAGTCCATAGAATTTCTCTTGCATCTTTTTTAGAATGTCTGTCGTTGACCGATTTTGTGGCTTGCCATGATACACTTGATCCAAAGCAGCATAAAAAACCTGTGAAAAAATAAAACACGCCAATAATTTTATTTAATAAGTACCGAAAAGACACAAACTGCCCCTGTGGCTATACCTGAAGCTGAGTGTCGGCAGCCCCACAGATTCTCTTGGATTCACAAAGGCGAGAGACCATGCTCTTGGGCAGGGGCTGAAATAGAACAAAATATTTCTGAGAAAAACAAAACACACCCATCTATCGAGTCTTCTGTGTGGTGAACCTCTGCTATCTTCAGTATTTGGCTAAAAAAATAGTTTGCTATTAGCTTGACTGTTTGTAGTCTGTCTAATCAACAGACTTTCAGTCCGATTCAAAATCATGACAAAAGACTTCACAGAAAACCAACGTGTGTTCAAGTGCAGCCGAGAGCATTTGGTTCAGAGCTGATGCAGAGCTAGTGATGGGTCTCAGAACTATTATCATACCAAAGGGGCAAAAGAAGGGCTGTCAAAGTCTATATTATTATAACAGACAGTCTGATAGGACAGCTTAGGACACTACTGTATCTGTGGACCACAGCAGTAATGACTGTGAAtgactgtgttgtgtgtgaggGAAAGTTACAGAGGACAGGTATGAACTTGTGCTGCCCACCTGTCCGGTCTGATAGTGCCGTGCAAACTGATTTACCACCCGATAGTCTGTGGCAAAGAACTCCATGAGGATGGAGGGGACTTCAGCAAAGTCAGTGGAGCATCTAGTTCCTGGAAAAGACCAGTCAAGAAGATAAGTCTCTCACAAAAGAGATTGTTTACCAACTGTACTATGTCATAAAATGGTAGTTCACTAAATGTGTCTGCTAAGCAAATAAATGTGGCTGCTAAGCAAATGTGCAACATATGCAATGCAATAATGAGAGACAGGGGAAATCCCTCCTAAAGCAGTAGGCTCTGGCCTGGACTCAGTTTACCTGTGACATGTTGGTAACGTGTGCGTCCCAGCATGGAATGCATGGCGTGGCCCATCTCGTGGAACAGGTTCTCCATCATGCCGGGGTTGAGCAGTGTTGGGGTGCTACGTGTGGGAGGGGGCAGGCTCAGCATCAGCACCACCACAGGATGTTGGTATTCCCCATCCTTCTTAAGACGCCCCCCTTGGATGGTGAAGTGGCAATCCTGGGAGCACAGAGAAAGCCTTGATATGATCAGCATTAGTATCTTACTTTCGCAGAGGCTTTAGGCAGTATTTCTGCAGAAGCTTGTCTTACCTGGTGTGGTTTGTCAGGCCTTCGGAAGAAGTCACAGTAGATGTATCCCAGAAGACCCTCGGTCTCATGGACAACAGCCTGTTAAGAGAACAAACTGACATTTAGGACTGCTTAAAATAAAATCCATCCCCAAAAGAAACGATGGGCCTTAAAATTACAAAAAGCCAAGCAGCAACTATTACATTTTCTGCTGGTTCACTCAAAGGAGCCCCCAGAAATTGGCGTTGAGTGTCATACAGACAGAGATTGTTCTCTTACCAACTTGTGGACTTCCTCACTCCACACCTCTCCTGCCATGGGCTGCTCATTCCGGAAGGAGACTCCCAGCAGCTGGCTGAACAGCATGTTGAGGCCCTCCATGCAGGCCCCTAAGGAGAAGTAAGGACTGTACAGGCTGGGATCGATCTTATAcctgcacacacaaacatacacagacaCTTGTAAGGCTATGTTATTACAGACCGTTTCCCGAATAATGTTAAGCAATACACAAGCCCCCTCTAGAGGCCTTTTAGTAGAAAATTTAGCTCAGGTACTCCCGTCAACCTTTCAATAGTTTCTTTAGGAGATTCCCAACGATTCCTTGTTGACAAGTTATATTATTTCCACTTAGAATATACACATAGGTTTACAGTACTGTATACCTTTGTATAGGTATCTTACCTCTCTGCCCGCACAGCGCTGCTGAAGTAGGAGTGGTCCCATGGCATGAGTAccttggatttttttttaaacattgaaaCATCAAACAGCAGAAAGATTGTCATGATCTCCTACACATGGAAGTCAGAACCATGAGAGCTACTTATACGCATTTATAAGATGACTCACGGTGCTTCTTGAGTTCATTTTCATCTTCATATCCCTCATCAGGTTAAAATCTTTGGCAGTTCTGGATTAAGGAATAGGGACATTGTGTGAGCATGTGCTACTCTTACAGTATGTTTGAGATGGGCAAAACATTGATGTGTTGTACAGTGTTCATGCCAGTGTCTGGCTCTTTGACTCCTACCATACCTGTCCGAGAGTTTGTCTGTCAGCAATTCAAGGAATTTCATGACAGTCTCTGCAAAACAAAAACatactaaacacactggtcaacACAGCATTACAGCAGTACACACTTCTCTGTTCAAAGAATCATAAAATCAATTAAATATTTCTTCCAAGCAGCAGAGCACAAAGAAATTAGGTAAACAGCCAGAGTACTTTACCTGGAGTCTTGGCCATAGTTCCATTTAAAGCCCTGTGTGCAAAAGATTCATAGCCCACTAATTTGGCTAGCTCATTCCTACAAGTCAACAGGT encodes the following:
- the mipepb gene encoding mitochondrial intermediate peptidase, whose translation is MMFACQRFVSVVRNSRTLSRHVTTWSPVGAAFNAQQRKVDLFQKNVGLFGVPELSTPAGFEVAQQRALRETEQLVETACNNPPGALTVETFDQLSDSLCKVADLADFVKVGHPDPAFRDAAEKACINIGTVVERLNTNVELCRSLKNLLDNKEVLDSLDPDTRRVAELFMFDFEISGIHLDESKRGKAVSLNVNLLDLNNEFLNGTHLPNRIEKTALPEHIRHCFSIDGNSIQIGGLHADSPDELVREAAYKIFLFPNSSLLLCLDDLLTCRNELAKLVGYESFAHRALNGTMAKTPETVMKFLELLTDKLSDRTAKDFNLMRDMKMKMNSRSTVLMPWDHSYFSSAVRAERYKIDPSLYSPYFSLGACMEGLNMLFSQLLGVSFRNEQPMAGEVWSEEVHKLAVVHETEGLLGYIYCDFFRRPDKPHQDCHFTIQGGRLKKDGEYQHPVVVLMLSLPPPTRSTPTLLNPGMMENLFHEMGHAMHSMLGRTRYQHVTGTRCSTDFAEVPSILMEFFATDYRVVNQFARHYQTGQPLPKSMVSRLCESKRICGAADTQLQVFYAALDQVYHGKPQNRSTTDILKKMQEKFYGLPYVPNTAWQLRFSHLIGYGAKYYSYLMSRAIASMVWRQCFQKDPFNRDMGERYRREMLAHGGSKEPMLMVQGMLQRSPTLEELVDALVADLDTDSVTCRDDSS